One genomic region from Cryptomeria japonica unplaced genomic scaffold, Sugi_1.0 HiC_scaffold_1949, whole genome shotgun sequence encodes:
- the LOC131030271 gene encoding pathogenesis-related protein PR-4-like, with amino-acid sequence MASKVVRWIAICFLVASILCVNGETLTTSTPYDSAGRNYDLGGLFCATIYSNQTLEFRSEYLWTAYCDQAGQPMELSLCGTCIQVTNDSTDQNVIVRIVDECHNGGLVLETDAFNAIDKDGKGKHDGHMLTTYKFVGC; translated from the exons ATGGCTTCCAAGGTTGTGAGGTGGATTGCTATATGCTTCCTTGTGGCTTCCATACTCTGTGTTAATGGCGAGACATTGACCACGTCCACTCCGTATGATTCTGCTGGTCGTAATTACGACCTTGGTGGCCTATTTTGCGCTACAATTTACTCTAATCAGACATTAGAGTTTCGCAGCGAATACCTTTGGACTGCGTATTGTGACCAAGCCGGCCAGCCCATGGAACTTTCCCTCTGCGGCACATGCATCCAA GTGACAAATGATTCGACGGATCAAAATGTAATTGTACGAATTGTGGACGAGTGCCACAATGGAGGACTGGTTTTAGAAACTGATGCTTTTAATGCCATTGATAAGGATGGGAAAGGAAAGCATGATGGCCATATGCTTACTACCTACAAGTTCGTGGGGTGTTAG